In one window of Cytophagaceae bacterium ABcell3 DNA:
- a CDS encoding ACP phosphodiesterase, translated as MNYLGHALLSGSDDILIGNFIADAVKGKAVNDYPSLVKAGILLHREIDCYTDSHPAFLNMKRRLSTSYRHYSGVIADIYIDHFLANGWNAFSSMPLTVFTQRVYRLLEYNSESLPLKFQKLLPHMISNDWLYNYSKLYGVQKSLEGLSRRTSFDSGMENAIYALSQDYPFYKHQACLFLSDAIKRFPGTYTLK; from the coding sequence TTGAACTACCTTGGCCATGCACTTCTTTCAGGGTCTGACGATATCCTTATTGGCAACTTTATAGCAGACGCTGTAAAAGGTAAGGCTGTTAACGATTATCCTTCATTGGTGAAAGCAGGTATCTTGTTGCACCGTGAAATAGATTGTTATACAGATAGCCACCCTGCGTTTCTAAATATGAAGCGTCGACTTTCCACATCTTATCGGCATTACTCAGGTGTTATTGCTGATATTTATATTGACCATTTTTTGGCCAATGGCTGGAATGCTTTTTCCTCTATGCCTTTGACTGTGTTTACTCAGCGTGTATATAGGTTGCTGGAGTATAATAGCGAGTCCCTGCCTTTGAAATTCCAAAAGTTGCTTCCTCACATGATCTCAAACGATTGGTTGTATAATTACTCAAAACTCTACGGGGTACAGAAGTCTTTGGAGGGGTTAAGCCGGAGAACCTCTTTTGATTCTGGGATGGAAAATGCTATTTACGCACTCTCTCAAGACTATCCTTTTTATAAGCATCAGGCCTGTCTTTTCCTATCAGATGCCATTAAACGTTTCCCTGGTACATACACCTTGAAATAA
- a CDS encoding TerB family tellurite resistance protein, whose translation MLTFFETKKTKHQKSHLRNLIALAKTDGFMSDSEIEYIFRVGDKMGLKYEDTQAVLEDVSVYDFVKPSNDDERFNEIFNLVQLMLVEGKIEDAEMDFCIEIARKSGVRPAIAGVLVRKITMDLMKGLNKETIKAQVKSFLLM comes from the coding sequence ATGCTAACTTTTTTCGAGACTAAAAAGACCAAACATCAGAAAAGCCATCTTAGAAATCTGATTGCACTTGCTAAGACAGATGGTTTTATGTCTGATTCGGAAATTGAATACATTTTCCGTGTTGGTGATAAAATGGGTTTGAAGTATGAAGATACTCAAGCTGTGCTTGAAGATGTTTCTGTTTATGACTTTGTTAAACCTTCTAATGACGATGAAAGGTTTAATGAGATTTTTAACCTTGTACAGTTAATGTTGGTTGAAGGAAAAATTGAAGATGCGGAAATGGACTTCTGCATTGAGATAGCACGCAAGTCAGGTGTAAGACCTGCTATAGCTGGCGTTTTAGTCAGAAAAATTACCATGGATTTAATGAAAGGTCTTAATAAAGAAACTATCAAAGCGCAAGTTAAAAGCTTCTTGTTGATGTAA
- the trxA gene encoding thioredoxin: MSQKKSFKDLIQSDKPVLADFYADWCAPCKMLTPTLEQLSKESEDLKVVKIDVDKNPSAATQFGINGVPTLILFRKGKILWRKSGVMDIMSLRKELASHM, translated from the coding sequence ATGAGTCAAAAAAAGAGCTTTAAAGATTTAATCCAATCAGACAAACCAGTATTAGCAGACTTTTACGCTGATTGGTGCGCCCCATGCAAAATGCTTACCCCTACCCTAGAACAGCTCTCTAAAGAGTCAGAGGACCTAAAAGTGGTAAAAATAGATGTCGACAAAAACCCTTCGGCAGCCACACAGTTCGGGATTAATGGTGTACCAACTTTAATATTGTTCCGCAAAGGAAAAATTCTCTGGAGAAAATCTGGAGTTATGGACATTATGTCTTTACGAAAAGAACTTGCCAGTCACATGTAA
- a CDS encoding peptidoglycan DD-metalloendopeptidase family protein, whose protein sequence is MESFSASIGLEKLKKEYIIVMKRNPLPRILLIFLLTATVLGGYYLVEKYTLDNEPTVETEETINEQIEEKLPEPTIEYGMIIDSMLIEKHKVKRNENLSQIFRKFNIPYEAINEIANLSKDVFDPRYIRAGHEYTIYTNKDSLNTPQCLVYDANQIERIVYKFDSLQVYKHYRDVDTIRREIGGVIYSSIYETLNENNASQLAAIELSKIFATQVDFFRLQKGERFRMIYDELVLDGQPIGISNVAAASFDHRDRTFYAFNHPENGVSAFYDEEGNSTQKGGFLKAPLKYFRITSHYTKRRYHPVQKRFKAHLGTDYAAPTGTPIISVGDGVVVEAKYSNYNGNYVKIKHNNTYSTQYLHMSKIAKGMRPGVRVSQGQVIGYVGSTGLATGPHVCFRFWENGKQVDGTKVKVIKKEPIKASEKESFMKQMAVLKKQLDKIPYLEKDDKKENEEEEETEEEAIAKK, encoded by the coding sequence ATGGAATCTTTTTCCGCTTCCATTGGTTTAGAGAAATTAAAAAAGGAATATATAATTGTCATGAAAAGAAATCCCCTGCCGCGTATCCTTTTAATATTTTTATTGACTGCTACTGTTTTGGGCGGTTACTACCTTGTAGAGAAGTATACCTTAGATAACGAACCTACAGTAGAGACAGAAGAAACCATTAATGAGCAGATCGAAGAAAAGCTGCCCGAGCCAACTATAGAGTACGGAATGATCATAGACTCTATGCTCATTGAGAAGCACAAGGTCAAGCGAAATGAAAACCTGAGCCAGATATTCCGGAAGTTCAACATTCCATATGAAGCTATTAATGAAATAGCCAACTTATCTAAAGATGTCTTTGACCCGAGGTATATTAGGGCAGGTCATGAATATACTATTTACACGAACAAAGACTCTCTAAACACACCACAATGCCTGGTTTATGACGCCAATCAGATAGAGCGCATTGTTTACAAATTTGATTCTTTGCAGGTATACAAGCACTATCGTGATGTAGATACCATACGCCGCGAAATAGGTGGAGTAATATATTCATCAATATATGAAACATTAAATGAAAATAATGCTTCGCAGTTAGCAGCAATAGAACTCTCTAAAATCTTTGCTACACAAGTAGACTTTTTCCGCTTACAAAAAGGTGAACGCTTCCGCATGATTTACGACGAACTTGTATTAGACGGCCAACCTATCGGCATAAGCAATGTAGCTGCTGCCAGCTTCGACCACAGAGACAGAACTTTTTACGCTTTTAACCATCCTGAAAACGGCGTAAGTGCTTTTTATGACGAAGAGGGAAACAGTACCCAAAAAGGAGGCTTCTTAAAAGCACCGTTAAAATATTTCCGTATCACCTCTCACTATACAAAGAGAAGGTACCATCCCGTTCAGAAAAGGTTCAAAGCCCATTTGGGAACAGATTATGCTGCACCTACGGGAACTCCAATCATTTCTGTTGGAGACGGAGTAGTGGTAGAAGCCAAATACTCTAACTATAACGGCAACTATGTTAAAATAAAACATAACAATACCTACTCCACCCAGTACCTACACATGTCAAAAATAGCCAAAGGCATGAGACCTGGCGTAAGGGTAAGCCAAGGACAGGTTATAGGATATGTAGGAAGTACAGGTTTAGCAACAGGCCCACATGTCTGCTTCAGATTCTGGGAAAATGGAAAACAAGTGGATGGAACCAAAGTTAAAGTGATCAAAAAAGAACCTATAAAAGCTTCAGAGAAAGAGAGCTTCATGAAACAAATGGCTGTGCTCAAAAAGCAGCTTGACAAAATACCATACCTTGAAAAAGACGACAAAAAGGAAAATGAAGAGGAAGAAGAGACTGAAGAAGAAGCTATAGCAAAAAAATAA
- a CDS encoding thioredoxin-like domain-containing protein, with protein sequence MKRFLSTFIFSLIILQATAAEKEGYKIKARIKGLKDTVCYLAYHYGDKQYLKDTAQVDSKGNMFFQGKEKLPGGIYMVVLPAKNYFEILINDQFFSLETDTSDYVKNMKFSNSKENTLFYEYLRYVNKKGREADKVRKELEKIKDQEDNPQIQELREQLGEVEREINEFRDNYIKEYPDSFLATVFRGMKDPEVPEPPLLENGKVDSTFKFKYYKEHFFDNIDFTDDRILRTPVYHGKIKQYFEKLTLQYPDSLIAAADYLIEKSRANKELFKYTVFYVTYNIETSKLMGADKVFVHLADKYYKTNQAYWLDSAQTARIVDKAKKLKPILIGKKAPELKMRDINGNIKSLHGVDKKYTIIYFYDPNCGHCKKVTPKLRDLRTRLKDKIETFAVCLDPDEEQWKKYIEDNKLDWINVTDPYNQTNFRKTYDINSTPIIYLLDENKEIVAKRIDVEQLGDLLDRLLEKDEDEPLLDTPLEMRQPK encoded by the coding sequence ATGAAAAGATTTTTATCAACTTTCATCTTCTCTTTAATTATCCTTCAAGCCACTGCCGCTGAAAAAGAAGGGTATAAAATCAAAGCCCGTATCAAGGGGTTAAAAGATACCGTTTGCTACCTGGCCTACCACTATGGCGATAAGCAGTACCTAAAGGACACGGCACAAGTAGACTCAAAAGGCAACATGTTTTTTCAAGGAAAAGAGAAACTGCCTGGCGGTATTTATATGGTAGTACTTCCTGCCAAAAACTACTTCGAAATTCTCATCAATGACCAGTTCTTTTCATTGGAAACTGACACTTCTGACTATGTCAAAAACATGAAGTTTTCCAACTCAAAAGAAAATACCCTGTTTTATGAATACCTGAGGTATGTGAACAAAAAAGGCAGGGAGGCAGACAAGGTCAGGAAAGAGTTAGAAAAAATTAAAGACCAAGAAGATAACCCACAGATTCAGGAACTAAGAGAACAACTAGGTGAAGTTGAACGGGAAATAAACGAGTTTAGAGACAATTATATCAAAGAATACCCTGATTCTTTTCTGGCAACGGTCTTCCGTGGCATGAAAGACCCTGAAGTACCAGAGCCTCCCCTATTAGAAAATGGGAAAGTTGACTCTACATTTAAATTCAAATACTACAAAGAGCACTTCTTTGACAATATTGACTTTACAGATGACAGAATCCTTAGGACGCCGGTGTATCACGGCAAAATAAAGCAGTACTTTGAGAAACTTACCCTTCAGTACCCAGACTCCTTGATAGCTGCCGCTGATTATCTTATAGAGAAATCAAGAGCCAACAAAGAGCTATTCAAATACACCGTTTTCTATGTTACATATAATATAGAAACATCCAAGCTAATGGGGGCAGACAAAGTCTTTGTCCATTTGGCAGACAAGTATTATAAAACCAACCAAGCTTACTGGTTAGACTCGGCACAAACGGCAAGAATCGTGGACAAGGCCAAAAAACTCAAGCCAATATTAATCGGCAAAAAAGCGCCGGAGTTAAAAATGAGAGATATAAATGGAAATATAAAATCACTACATGGGGTAGATAAAAAATATACCATTATTTACTTTTACGACCCTAATTGTGGCCATTGCAAGAAGGTAACCCCTAAGCTTCGCGACTTGCGTACCCGTTTGAAAGACAAGATCGAAACATTTGCCGTATGCTTGGATCCAGACGAAGAGCAATGGAAAAAATACATAGAAGACAATAAACTTGACTGGATAAACGTAACGGATCCGTATAACCAGACAAACTTTAGAAAAACATACGACATCAACAGCACTCCTATTATTTACCTTCTGGATGAAAACAAAGAAATTGTTGCCAAAAGGATAGATGTAGAGCAATTAGGCGACTTACTGGACAGGCTACTGGAAAAAGACGAAGATGAACCTTTACTAGACACACCTCTAGAAATGAGACAGCCGAAATAA
- a CDS encoding YdcF family protein, with protein MNEIRTVIDDLNDVARFLARRDIPELSKEAFIENFQIPTVDVVLVLGCSIPYVAQLGAAALSRGIGKKLMISGGLGHSTKYLVDKVKELSIVGDEGIELLPEAEIFKKIITQVNGIDENDVLVENLSTNCGSNACESLKLLRGINQVPRSVLLLQDPTMQLRTHASFLKEWAEEDCLFISYAPFVPSVIKSENTHEFLNNDVLGLWSFERFVDLVLGEIPRLRNDENGYGPNGKGFIAPVEVPENVLLAHERLVASYQSLFRERS; from the coding sequence ATGAATGAGATAAGGACTGTTATTGATGATTTAAATGATGTAGCCCGATTCTTGGCTAGGAGAGATATCCCTGAATTAAGCAAGGAAGCGTTTATTGAAAATTTTCAAATTCCCACAGTTGATGTGGTGCTGGTGTTAGGCTGTAGCATACCCTATGTTGCACAGCTTGGTGCTGCTGCATTGAGTCGCGGTATTGGAAAGAAGTTAATGATATCAGGTGGTTTAGGGCACTCTACAAAATATTTAGTAGATAAGGTCAAGGAGCTTTCCATTGTTGGTGATGAAGGTATCGAGCTCCTGCCAGAAGCAGAAATTTTCAAGAAGATTATCACGCAGGTTAATGGTATTGATGAGAATGATGTCTTAGTAGAGAACCTTTCTACAAACTGTGGATCAAATGCATGCGAATCCTTAAAGCTTTTGAGGGGAATAAACCAGGTGCCGCGCTCCGTGCTACTACTGCAAGATCCTACCATGCAATTGCGTACACATGCTTCATTTTTAAAAGAATGGGCTGAGGAGGACTGTTTGTTTATAAGTTATGCTCCTTTTGTACCGTCAGTAATTAAGTCTGAAAACACACATGAGTTCTTAAATAATGATGTTTTAGGGCTATGGAGTTTTGAGCGGTTTGTGGACCTTGTTTTAGGTGAAATACCTCGCCTGAGAAACGATGAAAATGGTTATGGCCCTAATGGAAAAGGCTTCATTGCTCCTGTAGAGGTGCCAGAAAATGTTTTGCTTGCGCACGAGCGCTTAGTGGCATCATACCAGTCTTTATTTAGAGAGCGTAGCTGA
- a CDS encoding NAD(P)/FAD-dependent oxidoreductase, with product MFQKRLYDVVIIGGGPAGLSAALILARCVRSVLVFDTGKPRNFRAKQMNGFISRDGSDPREFLRITREQVKQYPVDFVYQEVVEAKKVSNNSFELVDADHNRYYAKKVLIATGMVDDIPEIDGIDKFYGSSVHHCPYCDGWEVRLKPLAVIGKGRSGSGLALSLTSWSDDVVLLTNGSTVTDDELQRLELKNIQIIDKPVMRLEGDHGLLERIVFVDGTSIERSAMFFTTDQYQRSNLAAQLGCDFTRKGGIKSSRFQQTSVNGVFVAGDVSKDVQLVIMAAAEGARAGVVINKALQKEEMNLKKVSDSIRLHHH from the coding sequence ATGTTTCAGAAGAGATTATATGACGTGGTGATTATAGGGGGAGGACCCGCTGGGTTGAGTGCAGCGCTTATTCTTGCAAGATGTGTCCGGTCGGTATTGGTCTTTGACACTGGCAAGCCAAGGAACTTTAGGGCCAAGCAGATGAATGGTTTTATATCCAGAGATGGCTCAGATCCACGGGAGTTTTTGAGGATTACCAGAGAACAAGTAAAGCAATATCCTGTAGATTTTGTGTACCAAGAAGTTGTAGAGGCTAAAAAAGTCAGCAACAATTCCTTCGAACTTGTCGACGCTGATCATAATCGATATTACGCTAAAAAAGTCCTTATCGCCACTGGAATGGTGGACGATATTCCTGAAATAGATGGCATTGATAAATTTTATGGCTCTAGTGTACACCATTGTCCCTATTGCGATGGCTGGGAAGTGAGGTTGAAGCCTTTGGCTGTGATAGGAAAAGGTAGGAGTGGCAGTGGTTTGGCACTTTCCTTGACGAGCTGGTCTGATGATGTCGTTTTGCTGACCAATGGAAGTACGGTGACCGACGATGAATTGCAAAGATTAGAACTGAAAAATATTCAAATAATTGACAAACCTGTAATGCGGCTAGAGGGCGATCATGGATTGCTAGAACGGATTGTCTTTGTTGATGGTACATCAATAGAAAGAAGTGCCATGTTCTTTACCACAGACCAGTACCAAAGGAGCAACCTGGCTGCTCAATTAGGGTGTGATTTTACTCGTAAAGGAGGAATAAAAAGTTCGAGGTTTCAACAAACTTCTGTTAACGGGGTTTTTGTTGCAGGAGATGTTTCTAAAGATGTTCAGTTGGTGATTATGGCTGCTGCCGAAGGTGCTCGCGCCGGTGTGGTTATTAATAAGGCTTTGCAAAAGGAAGAAATGAATCTTAAAAAAGTTTCTGACTCCATAAGGCTTCACCATCACTGA
- a CDS encoding 1,4-dihydroxy-2-naphthoate polyprenyltransferase codes for MKVKVWISAFRLRTLPLSLSSIGMGSILAWFYGSFSGSVFTLALLTTVFLQVLSNLANDYGDYQHGADNTSRVGPARAVQSGSISPGAMKKGIFVFALLSLVSGISLLLVSLSLSISFLIMLMIGLLAIAAAIKYTAGKKPYGYAGLGDISVFCFFGIAGVLGTFFLHSGYVTWLILLPAASCGLFAVGVLNLNNMRDAESDEPVGKKTIPVRLGPEKSVAYHVTLISLGVILSIVFVGMVGYSYWQWLFVLATPLFIKNILAAVKYKKGGKLDPYLRQLAISTFFFVLIFSAGFLFAG; via the coding sequence TTGAAGGTTAAAGTTTGGATTTCGGCTTTCCGTCTTCGTACCCTGCCTTTGTCTTTGTCCAGCATAGGCATGGGAAGCATACTGGCATGGTTTTACGGTAGTTTTAGCGGAAGTGTTTTTACGTTGGCGCTTTTGACTACGGTTTTTTTGCAAGTTTTGTCTAATCTCGCAAATGACTATGGCGATTATCAACACGGAGCAGATAATACAAGTAGGGTAGGGCCTGCACGGGCAGTCCAAAGTGGAAGCATCTCGCCAGGCGCTATGAAAAAAGGTATTTTTGTTTTTGCACTTCTGTCTCTTGTTTCAGGTATTTCCTTGTTGCTTGTCAGCCTGTCATTGTCTATATCTTTTTTGATTATGCTAATGATCGGTTTGCTGGCTATTGCAGCGGCTATTAAGTATACTGCTGGCAAAAAGCCTTATGGGTACGCTGGGCTAGGAGATATCTCTGTATTTTGTTTTTTTGGTATAGCAGGAGTTTTGGGTACATTTTTCCTTCATTCCGGCTATGTTACATGGCTGATTCTGCTCCCGGCAGCTTCTTGTGGCTTATTTGCTGTAGGGGTGTTGAATTTGAATAATATGAGGGATGCAGAGTCTGATGAGCCTGTAGGTAAAAAGACTATTCCTGTGAGGCTGGGGCCTGAAAAATCAGTTGCTTATCATGTTACCCTTATTTCACTTGGGGTTATTTTAAGTATTGTTTTTGTTGGAATGGTTGGGTACTCTTATTGGCAATGGCTGTTTGTATTGGCCACGCCTTTGTTTATTAAAAATATTTTGGCTGCTGTCAAATATAAGAAAGGGGGCAAGCTAGATCCTTATTTGCGCCAGTTAGCAATTTCTACTTTCTTTTTCGTACTTATTTTTAGTGCCGGTTTTTTGTTTGCTGGCTAA
- a CDS encoding DUF4199 domain-containing protein, with the protein MKYTFAYGAAAGIAMGIIDGVIYNYLYDTKIAAYGILINLIVMVAIMLLAIKHISKAKHDSQINYFQATLAGIMVATHAGVFLGLFTYIYFSFGNQEFIQHTLEMGAEVLAEQDLTEEEAEEKLSELKRSFTPLRQALSSFQGTFIIGTFLALIIGFFTKKKNAASST; encoded by the coding sequence ATGAAATATACTTTTGCTTATGGTGCCGCAGCAGGAATTGCAATGGGCATAATTGACGGAGTTATCTATAATTATCTTTACGACACAAAAATAGCCGCCTACGGAATACTCATCAACCTGATCGTAATGGTAGCGATAATGCTGCTAGCAATCAAGCATATTTCCAAAGCAAAGCATGATTCACAAATCAACTACTTTCAGGCAACATTAGCTGGAATAATGGTAGCAACACATGCGGGAGTCTTTTTAGGGCTCTTTACATATATTTATTTCAGCTTTGGAAACCAAGAATTTATACAACACACCTTAGAAATGGGCGCTGAAGTATTAGCAGAACAAGACCTAACCGAAGAAGAAGCAGAAGAAAAACTCTCAGAACTTAAAAGAAGCTTCACCCCTTTAAGGCAAGCGCTATCGTCTTTCCAGGGCACTTTTATTATAGGAACCTTTCTAGCACTGATTATCGGCTTTTTTACTAAAAAGAAAAATGCCGCCAGTTCAACCTGA
- the serA gene encoding phosphoglycerate dehydrogenase, which yields MENNNKYFIIDFDSTFTKVEALDELGEISLKDHPNKNKILQEVIDLTNSGMEGKSSFTSNLSKRIELLQANKRHLPLLIEKLQGKVSESVKRNRDFFERFSNNVYIVSSGFKEFITPIVTEYGIKEENIFANTFTYDENENIVGFDRSNVLCLDKGKIQQLKTLNLKGDVYVIGDGYTDYEIKEAGLANKFYAFTENVERQAVLEKAEHIAPSLDEFLYQNKLPMAISYPKNRISVLILENIHPEAMRIFKSEGYKVEVYSGGLDEDELCEKIKNVSILCIRSKTRVTKRVLEHANKLIAVGAFCIGTNQIDLKSCLSRGVAVFNAPYSNTRSVVELAIGEIIMLSRNIPSRSEKMHKGGWEKSAKNSYEIRGKKLGIIGYGNIGAQLSVLAEAMGMEVYYYDIVEKLQLGNAKKCSSLQELLGIADIISLHVDGRPSNKNLIGRNEFALMKEGTIFLNLSRGHVVDIEALAESMRSGKILGAGVDVFPEEPKNNSEEFQSELKGLNNLILTPHIGGSTEEAQNNIAHFVPSRVIDYINTGNTFQSVNFPNLQLPELKDAHRLIHLHENVPGILASINNVLAKHNINILGQYLKTNEQVGYVITDINTKYAKEVINDLKSIKHTIKFRILY from the coding sequence ATGGAAAATAACAACAAGTATTTTATCATCGACTTCGACAGCACCTTTACAAAAGTAGAGGCCTTAGACGAATTAGGAGAGATTTCTCTTAAAGACCATCCCAATAAAAATAAAATTCTTCAGGAAGTAATAGACCTTACCAACTCCGGAATGGAAGGAAAAAGCTCCTTTACTTCAAACCTGAGCAAAAGAATAGAGCTTTTACAGGCAAACAAAAGACACCTGCCACTTCTAATAGAAAAGCTACAAGGGAAGGTCAGTGAATCGGTAAAAAGAAACAGAGACTTTTTCGAAAGGTTCTCTAACAATGTCTACATTGTTTCCAGTGGCTTTAAGGAGTTCATTACACCGATTGTGACCGAATATGGAATTAAAGAAGAGAACATTTTTGCCAATACCTTTACGTATGACGAAAATGAAAACATTGTTGGTTTTGACAGGAGCAATGTGCTTTGCCTAGACAAAGGGAAAATACAACAGCTAAAAACCCTTAATCTCAAAGGTGATGTATATGTTATTGGCGACGGGTACACAGACTATGAAATTAAAGAGGCCGGATTGGCCAATAAGTTCTATGCCTTTACTGAAAATGTAGAGAGGCAGGCAGTACTTGAAAAAGCAGAACATATCGCACCTAGCCTGGACGAGTTTCTTTACCAGAACAAACTTCCAATGGCTATTTCTTATCCTAAAAATAGAATCAGTGTATTGATTCTAGAAAACATTCACCCAGAGGCCATGAGGATTTTTAAATCTGAGGGCTATAAAGTAGAGGTATATTCTGGTGGACTGGACGAGGATGAACTTTGCGAAAAAATAAAGAACGTTTCTATTTTATGTATACGCTCAAAGACACGTGTTACCAAACGCGTTTTAGAGCATGCAAATAAACTAATTGCTGTTGGGGCGTTCTGTATAGGAACAAACCAGATTGACCTAAAAAGCTGTTTGTCTCGTGGTGTAGCTGTTTTCAATGCACCTTATAGCAATACCCGAAGCGTGGTAGAGCTTGCTATAGGCGAGATTATCATGCTTTCAAGAAATATACCTAGCCGCAGTGAAAAAATGCACAAGGGCGGCTGGGAAAAGTCCGCGAAAAACAGCTATGAAATAAGAGGCAAAAAGCTCGGAATCATAGGCTATGGAAATATCGGCGCACAGCTGTCAGTTTTAGCCGAAGCTATGGGTATGGAGGTGTACTACTATGACATAGTAGAAAAACTTCAATTGGGTAATGCTAAGAAATGCTCTTCTTTACAAGAGTTGCTAGGCATAGCTGACATTATTTCACTGCACGTGGACGGAAGACCTTCCAATAAAAATCTTATTGGCCGAAATGAGTTTGCCCTTATGAAAGAAGGCACTATTTTCCTAAACCTTAGCAGAGGACATGTTGTTGACATAGAAGCATTGGCTGAAAGCATGCGCTCTGGAAAAATCCTAGGAGCTGGTGTTGACGTTTTCCCTGAAGAGCCTAAAAATAACTCAGAAGAATTCCAAAGCGAACTAAAAGGCCTAAACAACCTGATCCTAACACCACATATAGGGGGTAGTACAGAAGAAGCACAAAACAACATTGCCCATTTTGTACCAAGCAGGGTTATTGATTATATCAATACAGGTAACACCTTCCAAAGCGTCAACTTCCCGAACCTACAGCTTCCGGAGTTAAAAGATGCCCATAGGTTAATTCACCTACACGAAAATGTGCCTGGCATATTGGCTTCTATTAACAATGTCTTGGCCAAACATAATATCAATATCCTTGGGCAGTACTTAAAAACCAACGAGCAAGTAGGTTACGTAATCACTGATATTAATACTAAATATGCAAAAGAAGTGATAAACGACCTAAAAAGTATCAAGCATACGATCAAATTTAGAATTTTATACTAA
- a CDS encoding type IX secretion system membrane protein PorP/SprF → MKLRATFLSILTILLAGVVFESRGQDVQFSQFYNVPMHLNPAFAGSAHQTRGTLHNRLQWPSLDATYTTSLISADTYFPEYKSGVGVMVVQDIMGGADFMSTDVVLQYAYEVHINENITFRPGLQLGYVSRTVDYSGLIFPQQVDDQGQHDFGNPYGLGNRIHYVDIGSGGILYSKDFWVGASAHHMNRPNQSFTGDVARQAIKYSFVGGYKIRLKSKQKYLAYLQSEPERAIVPTVHYKMQGPSDQLDVGVYAMYDMVMAGVWYRGIPIKKYDSFLRNHESVVLLGGVKFGNFSFSYSYDIVVSRLSTVNTFGAHEFNLTYVHNRQPKKRKKMKRLPCPSF, encoded by the coding sequence ATGAAGTTAAGGGCTACATTTTTAAGTATATTGACCATTTTATTGGCTGGGGTTGTATTTGAGTCTCGGGGGCAAGACGTTCAGTTCTCTCAATTCTATAATGTGCCTATGCATTTAAATCCTGCTTTTGCAGGTAGTGCGCACCAGACTAGAGGAACCTTGCACAACAGGCTTCAGTGGCCATCTTTAGATGCTACATATACCACCTCGTTGATTTCTGCCGATACTTACTTCCCTGAATACAAAAGTGGGGTAGGGGTGATGGTCGTCCAAGACATTATGGGTGGGGCGGACTTTATGTCTACAGATGTCGTGTTGCAATATGCTTATGAAGTGCACATAAACGAAAATATTACTTTTCGCCCTGGGTTGCAACTAGGGTATGTGTCAAGAACAGTAGATTATTCAGGGTTAATATTCCCGCAGCAGGTTGATGATCAGGGGCAGCATGATTTTGGAAACCCTTATGGCTTAGGTAATAGAATACATTATGTAGATATAGGTTCGGGCGGTATCCTTTATTCTAAGGACTTTTGGGTAGGAGCTTCTGCCCACCATATGAACCGCCCTAATCAGTCTTTTACGGGCGATGTAGCCCGACAGGCTATTAAGTACTCTTTTGTCGGAGGTTACAAAATTCGTTTAAAATCCAAGCAAAAATATCTCGCTTATCTACAGTCGGAGCCTGAGAGGGCTATCGTTCCTACGGTTCACTATAAAATGCAAGGGCCTTCTGACCAATTAGACGTTGGGGTTTACGCTATGTATGACATGGTGATGGCAGGTGTGTGGTATAGGGGTATTCCTATCAAAAAGTACGACAGTTTTTTACGTAACCATGAATCGGTGGTCTTGCTAGGCGGGGTGAAATTTGGTAATTTTAGCTTTAGCTATAGCTATGATATCGTGGTTTCCCGCTTATCAACGGTAAATACTTTCGGTGCCCATGAATTTAACCTAACTTATGTTCATAATCGTCAACCTAAAAAACGTAAGAAAATGAAAAGGTTGCCTTGTCCAAGTTTTTAA